A genome region from Erigeron canadensis isolate Cc75 chromosome 3, C_canadensis_v1, whole genome shotgun sequence includes the following:
- the LOC122593695 gene encoding G-type lectin S-receptor-like serine/threonine-protein kinase At1g34300, with product MSNAAVGVIVVAIIAFITVLICGLMCNLSSFKKKKKEPLDNDSWFIPLAMVQFLDDMEREKPIQFTSHHLRIATDNFTIKLGSGGFGTVYKGIISNNTPVAVKVLNGTSDKSIEQQFMAEMSTMGRTHHFNLIRLYGFCFESSLRALVYEFMVNGSLDHYLFKEDKKTIIGFKQLHEIALGSARGITYLHEQCHQRIVHYDIKPANILLDSNYCAKVADFGLAKLCNRDNTHITMTARRGTPGYAAPELWMPFPVTHKCDVYSFGMLLFEIIGRRNNMDMTFGDSQQWFPVWAWGKYENKQLKDLMIACGIAKEDEEVVERMLKVAFCCVQYRPETRPMMSIVVKMLEGGLEIPDPLNPFAHLFSGASEAGDSLAQIAWNVGGLDWSSSKAVSKSTILMETPIMKKYEITIASV from the exons ATGTCAAATGCTGCTGTTGGCGTCATCGTGGTTGCAATTATCG CTTTTATAACGGTACTCATCTGTGGATTAATGTGCAATTTAAGttctttcaagaaaaaaaagaaggagCCATTAGACAACGACTCTTGGTTTATTCCCCTGGCCATGGTCCAGTTCTTGGATGACATGGAGAGGGAAAAGCCCATTCAGTTCACCTCTCATCATCTAAGAATAGCCACCGACAACTTTACCATCAAACTGGGTTCAGGTGGGTTTGGGACTGTTTACAAGGGTATCATCAGTAACAACACACCTGTAGCAGTCAAAGTACTAAATGGGACTTCCGACAAGAGCATTGAGCAACAATTCATGGCTGAAATGAGCACAATGGGAAGAACCCATCACTTTAATCTGATTAGGCTATACGGATTTTGCTTCGAGTCAAGTTTAAGAGCTCTTGTATACGAGTTTATGGTAAATGGCTCTTTGGATCACTATTTGTTTAAAGAGGACAAAAAAACTATTATAGGGTTCAAGCAGCTCCATGAGATTGCACTGGGTTCGGCAAGAGGCATCACATACTTACACGAACAATGTCATCAAAGAATAGTCCACTATGATATCAAACCAGCAAACATCCTGTTAGATTCCAACTATTGTGCAAAAGTAGCCGATTTTGGTTTAGCCAAACTTTGCAATAGGGATAACACTCATATAACCATGACTGCAAGACGCGGTACCCCAGGCTATGCTGCACCAGAGCTCTGGATGCCTTTCCCAGTTACACACAAATGTGATGTTTATAGTTTCGGGATGCTACTTTTTGAGATCATTGGTAGGAGAAACAACATGGATATGACTTTTGGTGATAGCCAACAATGGTTTCCGGTATGGGCATGGGGcaaatatgaaaataaacaatTGAAAGATTTGATGATAGCTTGTGGAATTGCAAAAGAGGACGAAGAAGTTGTGGAAAGGATGCTTAAGGTTGCTTTTTGTTGTGTGCAGTATAGGCCCGAGACTAGGCCTATGATGAGCATTGTTGTAAAAATGTTGGAAGGGGGTTTAGAGATTCCGGATCCTCTAAATCCTTTTGCACATCTCTTTTCAGGGGCTAGTGAAGCCGGTGATTCTTTGGCTCAAATCGCATGGAATGTTGGTGGCTTAGACTGGTCTTCATCTAAAGCCGTATCCAAATCTACAATATTAATGGAAACACCAATTATGAAGAAATATGAGATTACAATTGCATCGGTGTAA
- the LOC122594140 gene encoding dual specificity protein kinase zak2-like, with protein MAGSKPSTSNYTSVQWSQPCRQIDYPEILLATENFNESLVIGCGGFGNVYKGNINNGSKLVVAAIKRLDSMSNQGETEFWAEVEMLSKLRHAYLVSLIGYCSYEKEFILVYEYMPNGALGDHLHKLGTRLSWRQRLWICIGAGRGLDYLHTGTGIEFGVIHRDVKSSNILLNERWAAKVSDFGLSKISPANQPSTYVNTLIKGTFGYVDPNYFATGKLTRKSDVYAFGVVLLEILCRKRPLDPSLDLGFATWAQDSIKEGNLKNIIDYDIKSQISPKCLKEFVRITQRCLDNHPKNRPTMGEVVVGLESILTLQEKIDNSLQTTGKTLFGRMIDMFPFPSKPENSDIIISSRVNEAGDSPFIHLAMARFLHDMEREKPTQFTSQQLRIATDNFTIKLGSGGFGAVYKGIIGNNTLVAVKVLNGTSDESIIEQQFIAEMSTMGRTYHFNLVRLYGFCFESNLRALVYEFMVNGSLDHYLFKPEKKTVIGFEKLHEIALGTARGLTYLHEECPQRIVHYDIKPGNILLDSNFCAKVADFGLAELCNRDSSYTTMAGGRGTPGYAAPELWMDLPVTHKCDVYSFGMLLFEIIGRRNNMDTSLGNSQEWFPVWTWGKYEKKQLEDLMIACQIAKEDEEVAERMIKVALCCVQYKPEARPLMSIVVQMLEGTLQVPEPPNPFTHIISGDSEAGDSFTQMALNFENSDWSSSEET; from the exons ATGGCAGGATCCAAGCCTTCGACCTCCAACTACACCTCGGTACAATGGTCACAACCATGTCGTCAAATAGACTATCCTGAAATTCTTTTAGCAACCGAAAACTTTAACGAATCATTAGTAATTGGGTGCGGTGGTTTTGGAAATGTTTACAAAGGCAACATCAACAATGGATCAAAGCTAGTTGTTGCTGCCATTAAACGTTTGGATTCTATGTCTAACCAAGGGGAAACCGAGTTCTGGGCTGAAGTTGAAATGCTATCCAAGTTACGTCATGCTTATCTAGTGTCTTTGATTGGTTATTGTAGTTACGAAAAAGAGTTTATCCTTGTCTATGAATATATGCCCAATGGAGCATTGGGTGATCATCTTCATAAACTTGGTACCCGTCTTTCCTGGCGTCAACGACTCTGGATCTGCATTGGTGCTGGTCGTGGGTTAGACTACCTCCATACTGGTACAGGAATTGAGTTTGGGGTTATACATCGTGATGTGAAGAGCTCAAATATTTTACTAAATGAAAGGTGGGCGGCTAAAGTTTCAGATTTCGGGTTGTCAAAGATAAGCCCAGCAAATCAACCATCAACTTATGTTAATACTCTTATTAAAGGCACTTTTGGGTATGTTGATCCAAATTACTTCGCTACTGGTAAATTAACAAGGAAATCCGATGTATATGCGTTTGGGGTGGTATTGTTGGAAATATTGTGTCGTAAAAGACCACTTGATCCAAGTCTTGATTTGGGATTCGCAACATGGGCTCAAGATTCCATCAAAGAAGGTAATTTGAAGAACATAATTGACTATGATATAAAGAGTCAGATATCCCCAAAATGTTTGAAGGAGTTTGTCCGAATAACTCAGAGATGTTTGGATAACCATCCAAAGAACCGTCCTACCATGGGTGAGGTTGTTGTCGGTCTTGAATCTATATTGACCTTACAGGAGAAAATCGACAATTCATTGCAAACCACAGGCAAAACATTATTCGGTAGAATGATTGATATGTTTCCCTTCCCCTCCAAACCTGAGAACTCTGATATTATAATCTCTTCAA GGGTCAATGAGGCAGGTGACTCTCCGTTTATTCACCTAGCCATGGCCCGGTTCCTGCATGACATGGAAAGAGAAAAGCCCACTCAGTTTACCTCTCAGCAGTTAAGAATAGCAACAGACAACTTTACAATCAAACTAGGTTCAGGTGGGTTTGGGGCTGTTTACAAGGGTATCATTGGTAACAACACACTTGTAGCAGTGAAAGTACTAAATGGGACTTCCGACGAGAGCATTATTGAGCAACAATTCATAGCTGAAATGAGCACAATGGGAAGAACCTATCACTTTAATCTGGTTAGGCTATATGGATTTTGCTTTGAGTCAAATTTAAGAGCTCTTGTATACGAGTTTATGGTAAATGGCTCTTTGGATCACTATTTGTTTAAACCGGAGAAAAAAACAGTTATAGGGTTTGAGAAGCTCCATGAAATTGCATTGGGGACGGCAAGAGGTCTAACATACTTGCACGAAGAATGTCCTCAAAGAATAGTCCACTATGATATCAAACCAGGGAACATACTCTTGGATTCAAATTTTTGTGCTAAAGTAGCCGATTTTGGTTTAGCCGAACTATGCAACAGGGATAGTTCTTACACAACTATGGCCGGAGGAAGGGGTACCCCTGGCTATGCAGCACCCGAGCTATGGATGGATCTCCCCGTCACACACAAATGTGATGTATATAGTTTCGGGATGCTACTTTTTGAGATCATTGGTAGGAGAAACAACATGGATACGAGCCTTGGTAATAGCCAAGAATGGTTTCCTGTATGGACATGGGGCaaatatgaaaagaaacaaTTGGAGGATTTGATGATAGCTTGTCAGATTGCAAAAGAGGACGAAGAAGTTGCGGAGAGGATGATTAAGGTGGCTCTTTGTTGTGTTCAGTATAAGCCCGAGGCTAGGCCTCTGATGAGCATCGTTGTGCAAATGTTGGAAGGGACTTTACAGGTTCCGGAGCCTCCAAATCCTTTTACACATATAATTTCAGGTGATAGTGAGGCAGGCGATTCTTTTACGCAAATGGCATTGAATTTTGAAAACTCAGATTGGTCTTCATCCGAAGAAACATGA